CGGAGGATCAACAGCGCCATTGAAGAAGGCATCATtagtcacagagagagagagagagagagggaagactGATGAGTCGACGGCGTCTTCTCGGCTTGGGAGGGGTAGCGAAGAGGATGATGCTTTTGTGCGACGTCGTTTGAGTGGATAGAAGAGTTCGGATTTGCATCTGACGTGGAGATGACCTGGCATTGCAACTTTGAACCGGATAATTCCATCGCCCCGACTCGAGTCAACAGCGAACGTACTTCTAATGATGGTCTTCCTGAAAAGTGCCCTTGGGCTTCAGGGTATTCATTCTGCATACGTCGCTCGTAATAATCAAATTAATATTGACTTTGCAAAACACGAGAACAATCCGTGCATCAAAAATCGTGAAATTTCGACTAATGAGGAAGAGGATTGGGTTTTAAggaatgaaaagataaaacgGTGCGGCATGAATGCACTTTCGTGAGCGGTAGTATGTCCATGTATCCAACCTTGTCGGTAGCATGATATGAATCCTGTATTTCATAATGATTTTGCACTTGAATTGAAGGAGCAGACATCCAAAAACTTAACAGTATAGACTGAAAAAAGAACAAGGGAAAAGCAAAAGGCACTGGAATCAGAATCTCATACCTCGCTCCCTCAAGAATCGCTTCGTAAGCCAGTGCCCACAACTTCGACAGCCACTTTCCTGAGCGAGACAAGCATCTGTTCGTCCAGGCACGATGATCTTACCTGCTGACATAAGTGAGCGTTCTTCATTTTCTGGGTCGATTGCTTTGATTAGTTCATCATCTGTTTCACTTGAACTTTCTTCGTCCTCGGTGTCTATCCAATTGTCTTCGTCCGAGTCTCTTTCCTCCAAAGGCCAATTTGTTTCCGTCGGCTGATGGTGTTGGAGCTCGATCCTCTGCTCATCCTCCCGTTGCTCGCATATTAGACGGAATCCGCACTTCTTCAATCTTCCTTTGTATGCTTCGAGGTGAACTTGGAAATGGTTCCGATCGTCTCGCAGAACCTCCCCTTCTTCACACAGCAGCCCACTCGTTGGGAGATATGTCATCCACACATGATCGGATTTCAGAAAATGGAATTGTCTTCCCAGGTCAAACACTCTTCGGCCATTGACAAGAATTTCGATGCCACAGCCCACTTCTCCTTCCTCCGGGCCAAGAACTAAACAGAGTGCTAGTCCTACGAATTTGTCATGCGAGTCCCTGGGAACCATAAAAGATATGGAACCGTCTTTACAGTGGAGAAACCATTCTGGCATCTCTCTTCCACTCAGCAAAATGTCATAGTAACCCAACTTCGGGTGCTCCTGTCATACGAATAGTTCGCATATCAAGCATTCAAAGTTAGTGagtgcgggagagagagagagagagagtctaaccTTGGGTAATAACACATCAGCCGTGTTTGCTCCTTTGCGGAATAATTCACGACATGAAGATAAGTCAACACTGAGGAGTTTGGAGGAGAGACCCGACAAATCTGGAAATTCTTGTAGAGATCTGCATCCCTTTGCCCATAGCATATGCATATTTGGCGGAAGCTGAGGAATCTTTTTTAGCTGcttgcaattaaacataatcaAGTGTTCCAAATCATCATATTCGTTGATGGATGTTGGCAGATGAGTAAACTTGTTGCCGGAAAGATCTAGGTGCGCCAATTTGGGAAAACTGGAAGAATTCTCAAGGAACTCTATTTTTGAGAGATTGCAGTCATTGAGTTCAAGCCGATATAAATTTCGGAATCTCGGATTGCCATTAGGATCAGTTGGATCCTCCGAGTTCTTTGGAAACACGACAAAATTGGAGCAGCCTCTAAGTATCAGATGCTCTAGATTTTGCAACTTATAAACACTTGATGGGAGTGTTGTGAGTCTTTTGCAAAATGCTAAATTTATTAACTTCACGGAGAGAAGATTTTCAACTGATGTAGGCAGATCTTTAATAGCCGTCCATCCTAAATCAAGCTCTTCTAGATGTTCCATCTTTTCCAGTATATCGAGAACTTCTTGAGCTTAGAGCAACCAAAGAGATCAAGGGCTTGAAGAGATTTTGTCTTGAGTGTGTGAGGAAAGATACTGAGGTTAGAGCAAAACTTTAGTGACAAAAATTTTAACTTGTCGTGACATGCGACAGATTGGTGAACCTCCACTAAGCTTCTGCACCCATCAAGATTCAATCTCTCTAGATTTGGGAGCA
This region of Eucalyptus grandis isolate ANBG69807.140 chromosome 8, ASM1654582v1, whole genome shotgun sequence genomic DNA includes:
- the LOC120286713 gene encoding uncharacterized protein LOC120286713; this encodes MFNCKQLKKIPQLPPNMHMLWAKGCRSLQEFPDLSGLSSKLLSVDLSSCRELFRKGANTADVLLPKEHPKLGYYDILLSGREMPEWFLHCKDGSISFMVPRDSHDKFVGLALCLVLGPEEGEVGCGIEILVNGRRVFDLGRQFHFLKSDHVWMTYLPTSGLLCEEGEVLRDDRNHFQVHLEAYKGRLKKCGFRLICEQREDEQRIELQHHQPTETNWPLEERDSDEDNWIDTEDEESSSETDDELIKAIDPENEERSLMSAGKIIVPGRTDACLAQESGCRSCGHWLTKRFLRERGMRF